The proteins below come from a single Myxocyprinus asiaticus isolate MX2 ecotype Aquarium Trade chromosome 28, UBuf_Myxa_2, whole genome shotgun sequence genomic window:
- the si:ch1073-228j22.2 gene encoding SPRY domain-containing SOCS box protein 2, which yields MGLTLCCWLSDGHYKTANKPSSAQSAFYPFSVAPPIRLAVLLDTPPVAPGHPRSQWSSTHLSDNLRVCPSGGCVSRARVEQSSDAVRAVVGVTNGMHIWEMLWEEQQRGSHALLGVSSHKCPLQASGYTVLIGSDTCSWGWELSTNQLWHDGKEAGQYPEGGATEVLKVPDRILLVVDADAGTLGYVVDDRYMGVAFTDLPKGAELFPAVSCVWGGAKICIRYLCGMTRDPPDLQSLSRLSARQTLRLDTTHTGNMSFPPALQRLLLGTN from the exons ATGGGTCTTACACTGTGCTGCTGGCTGAGTGACGGCCATTATAAAACCGCAAATAAACCTTCATCAGCTCAATCAGCTTTCTATCCGTTCTCTGTAGCCCCACCCATTCGTCTCGCTGTGCTTTTAGACACGCCCCCCGTTGCCCCTGGACACCCCCGATCACAGTGGAGCTCGACTCACCTGTCGGACAATCTGAGGGTGTGTCCGTCGGGTGGGTGTGTCTCTCGAGCCCGTGTGGAGCAGAGCAGCGATGCGGTTCGAGCGGTGGTGGGCGTCACAAACGGCATGCACATATGGGAGATGCTGTGGGAGGAGCAACAGAGAGGAAGCCACGCCCTCCTGGGCGTGTCCTCACACAAATGCCCCCTGCAGGCATCTGGCTACACCGTGCTTATCGGCAGCGACACGTGTTCCTGGGGCTGGGAGCTCTCGACCAATCAGCTCTGGCATGACGGGAAGGAGGCGGGGCAGTACCCTGAGGGCGGAGCCACAGAAGTCTTAAAGGTGCCGGATCGCATATTGTTGGTTGTGGATGCGGATGCGGGAACGCTGGGATATGTCGTGGATGACCGCTATATGGGAGTGGCCTTTACAGACCTCCCCAAAGGGGCGGAGCTCTTCCCAGCGGTTAGCTGCGTTTGGGGAGGAGCTAAAATCTGCATACGCTACCTCTGTGGCATGACAC GTGACCCACCTGATCTGCAGTCTTTGAGTCGATTATCTGCTCGTCAGACCCTCCGACTGGACACAACTCACACTGGGAATATGTCATTCCCACCTGCACTACAGCGCCTCCTGTTGGGCACAAATTGA